GAAGACCATTGCGAGCGCCTGTCCTCCGACTGCCCGGCCGAGCCGATGGCCGCCGAAGACCCCCTGTTCATCCTCTACACCTCTGGATCGACCGGAAAGCCCAAGGGCGTGGTTCACACCACCGGCGGCTATGCCGTGTGGGTCGCCACCACCTTCGAGTGGGTATTCGATCCGCGGCCCGGCGACCTCTACTGGTGCACTGCCGACATCGGCTGGATCACCGGCCACAGCTATACGCTCTACGGGCCACTGATGACCGGCACCCCCACCGTCATGTTCGACGGCGTGCCCACCTACCCCGATGCGAGCCGGCTTTGGGAAACCATAGACCGCTTGGGCGTCACCATCCTCTACACCGCCCCCACCGCCATCCGCGCCCTGATGCGCGAGGGCGACGAGCCAGTCCGCAAGCACCGGCGCGACAGCCTGCGCTTGCTCGGCACCGTCGGCGAACCCATCAATCCCGAGGCCTGGCGTTGGTACCATGACGTGGTCGGCGACGGCCGCCGTGCAATCGTCGACACTTGGTGGCAGACCGAGACCGGCGGCGTCCTCATGACCCCGCTTCCCGGCGCCACCTCGATGAAGCCCGGCAGCGCCACCCGGCCCCTCCCCGGGATCGAACCGCTCCTCGTCGACGCCGAAGGCCGCGAGATCCGCGGCAACGACGTCAGCGGCAACCTTTGCTTGCGCGGGTCATGGCCCGGCCAGATGCGCACCGTCTGGGGCGATCCGCAGCGATTCATCGATACCTATTTCGCCACCTACCCCGGCCTCTACTTCACCGGCGACGGCTGCCGCCGTGACGAGGACGGCGATTACTGGATCACCGGCCGGGTCGACGACGTGATCAACGTGTCCGGCCACCGCATCGGCACCGCCGAAGTCGAAAGCGCGCTGGTCGCCCACCCCCTCGTCGCCGAGGCCGCGGTTGTCGGCGCGCCCCATGACCTCAAGGGCCAGGGCATTCACGCCTTCGTTACATTGAACGCCGGCGAAGAGGGCGGCGAACACATCGTTCGCGAACTACACGCCGAAGTCCGCAAGCATATCGGCGCGCTGGCCATCCCCGAACGCATCCAGTTCGCTCGCGGCCTGCCCAAGACTCGCAGCGGCAAGATCATGCGCCGAATCCTACGCAAGATCGCCGAAGGGCAGCTCGATCAGCTTGGTGACACCAGCACCCTGGCCGACCCAGGCGTCGTCGATGCGCTTGTGCGTGACCGCTAGACTCGCCGCGCTCGCGCCGGCGCTGGCATTCGCCGGCTGCGCCCAGTCCGAACTCCCGGCCGGTTCCGCGCCGCTCGACCCGGTTGCCTTCTTCACCGGCGACAGTCGCGGCACGGGAATGCTCGATCCGGTTGTCGGCAAGACCGTACCCATCCGGGTTGAAAGCCGCGGCATCCGACGAGGCGATACGCTGAACCTTGTCCAGCGCATCACCGAAGGGAGCAAGCCGCAGCGAACCCGCGTGTGGCGGTTCCGCACTCTTCCCGGCGGCGGCTATCTCGGAACCCTTACCGACGCGCAGGGCGTCGTCGCCATGGACCTGCAGGGTCCCCGCGCCTTTGTCAGTTACACCACCCCGAGCGGGATGAAGATCCGCCAGCAGCTCGCGCTCCAGCCCGATGGCCGAACCATCCTCAACCGGTTGGAAGCGTTCAAATATGGCATCCGCCTCGCCGTCCTGAACGAGACCATCCGCAAATAGCGCCCGCCTAGCTTTGGCCGCACTTTTCGGCTAACGGCCCCGCTCCCCATGGCAACAGTACTTCCCACCCCGCCGCGCGTCGGCATGGTCAGTCTCGGCTGTCCCAAGAACCTCGTCGACAGCGAGCGGATCCTCGGTCAGCTGCGCTCGGACGGCTATCAGATGAGCGCCGACTATCAGGGCGCCGACGTCGTCCTGGTCAACACCTGCGGCTTTCTCGACTCTGCCAAGGAAGAAAGCCTCGAAGCGATCGGCGAAGCGCTGGCCGAGAACGGCCGCGTCATCGTCACCGGTTGCATGGGCCGCGAGGCCGAGGTCATCCGTGCCCGCTTCCCGAACGTCCTCGCGATCACCGGTGCCCACGCCTACGAGGACGTCGTCGCCGCGGTGCATGACGCCGCCCCCGCGCCTCGCTCGCCCTATCTCGACCTCGTCCCGCAGGCGACGCCCAACCTCAAGCTGACGCCGCGGCACTACAGCTATCTGAAGATCTCCGAGGGCTGCAATCACCGCTGCGCCTTCTGCATCATCCCGCAGATCCGCGGCGACCTCGTCTCGCGCCGCCCGGACGCCATCCTGCGCGAGGCCGAGAAGCTGCTCGCCCAAGGTACCCGTGAGTTGCTGGTGATCAGCCAGGACACCAGCGCCTACGGCCTCGACCTCAAGCACGCCGCCTGGCCGTGGAAGGGCGGCGACGTTCGCGCCCACATGACCGACCTCGCCCGTGCGCTGGGTGAGCTTCGCGCCCCCGACGGCACCCGGCCGTGGGTCCGCCTGCACTACGTCTACCCTTACCCCCACGTCGACCGGATCATGCCGCTGATGGCCGAAGGGCTGGTCCTCCCCTACCTCGATATCCCCTTCCAGCACGCGAGCCCCAAGGTGCTGAAGGCGATGCGCCGTCCGGCGAACGAGGCCCGCGTCCTTGAGCGGCTGGTCCAGTGGCGCCGCGAAGTCCCCGATATCGCCATCCGCTCCTCCTTCGTGGTCGGCTTCCCCGGCGAGACTGAGGAGGACTTCGACTACCTCCTCCAATGGCTGGCCGAAGCCCGCCTCGACCGCGTCGGCGCCTTCCGCTTCGAGCCTGTCGAGGGCGCCCCCGCCAATGATCTGCCCGGCCACGTGTCGCCCGAGGTCAAGGAAGAGCGCTACGCCCGAGTGATGGAGCTCACCGCCCGCATCTCGGCCGATAAGCTTGCCGCCAAGGTCGGACAAAGCATCGACATCATCATCGATGCGGTCGACCCCGAAACCGGCGGCGCCACCGGCCGCAGCAAGGCCGACGCGCCCGAGATCGACGGCGAGGTCCACCTGCGCGATGCCGGCCATCTCGTCCCCGGCGACTTTGCCACCGTGCTGGTCGAGGAAGCCGACGAACATGACCTGTTCGGCGTCCCCGTACAGGAGCAGGCGAATGAGGCGGCTCGAGGATAAGCTGTGCATCGTCACCGGTGCCGCCCGCGGCATCGGTCACGCCATCGCCCTGCGCTTCCATGAGGAAGGCGCCCGCCTGGTCATGACCGACGTCGATCAAGACGCCGGAATGGCCGCGGCCGAAGCGCTCGGTGGCGATTTCCTGCTGCTCGACGTCCGCGACGAAGAGCATTGGGCCGAACTCGCCCGCCTTCACCCCACCTGCGACGTGCTGGTCAACAATGCCGGCATCACCGGCTTTGAGCAGGGCGCCGGCCCACACGATCCCGAGAACGCCAGCCTCGCCGAATGGCACGCCGTCCACCGCACCAACCTCGACGGCACCTTCCTCGGCTGCCGCTATGCGATTCGCGCGATGAAGGCCAAGGGCGACGGCTCGATCATCAACATCTCCTCGCGTTCGGGCCTGGTTGGCATCCCCGGCGCCGCTGCCTACGCCTCGTCCAAGGCCGCGATCCGCAATCACAGCAAGTCGGTCGCGCTCTACTGTGCGCAGCATGGTTGGCGGATCCGCTGCAACAGCGTCCACCCCGCCGCCATCCTGACCCCGATGTGGGAAGCGCTGATCGGCGACGGCCCCGACCGCGAGGCGAAGATGGCGGCGATGGTCGCCGACACGCCGCTGCGACGCTTCGGCACGCCGGAAGAGGTGGCCGCGCTGGTCGCCTATCTCGCCGCCGACGAGAGCGCCTACGTGACGGGGTCCGAGTTCACCATCGACGGCGGACTCCTCGCCGGCTCGGCCGCCAGCCCGGGCGACTGAACAAAGCCGCTCCCTGCTTCGTAGTGGGGCCATGAGCAGCCCCGGCATCTTCCCGACCTTCTTCCTGTCCGGCTTTGAATGTTCGACCTTCGAGTGGAAAGACCGCGGCCGCCGCGACCTTTCGGCCGAGCTTCAGCATTACACCCACGCCGACGAAGACTACCGGATGCTCGCCGAACTAGGCATCGGCGTCGCCCGCGAGGGCATTCCCTGGCCGCTCGTCGACAAGGGCAATGGCGAATACGACTTCTCGTCGATCGACGTCTTCCTCGACGCCCAACGCCGCCACTGCATCCTGCCGATCTGGGACCTGTGCCACTACGGTTACCCCGACGGCCTCGATCCCTGGTCGCCGGCTTTCGTCACCCGCTTCGCTGCCTATGCCCGCGCCGCCGCCGCTTATGTCGCGGAGCGCGCCCACCACGGCCCGCTCTGCTTCACCCCCGTCAACGAGCCGACCTTCTGGGGCTATATGGGCGGCGAGTGGGGCTGGTGCGCACCGTTCGGCAAGACCGCCGAGGACCGCCGCCGCTGGACCACCCAGCTTGCCACCGCCGACATCGCCGCGGTGAAGGCGATCCGCGCCGACCACCCGGACGCGCGCATGGTCCACATCGACCCGCTGATCTGGGTCGTCCCACCGCGCGACCGTCCCGACCTTGCCGACGAAGCCCACCGCGAAAGCTACGAGGACGCCTACATCGCCTGGGACATCATCTCGGGCCTCAAGCATCCCGAACTCGGCGGCAGCCCCGAAGTGATCGATATCCTCGGCTTCAACAACTACAGCTTCGGGCAGATGGAATATGCCGGCGGCGGCAAGCCCAACCAGCCGCTCGAGCCCGACGACGACCGCATCCGAACGCTCTGCTCGCTGATCGAGGAAGCCTGGGCCAAATACCGCCGGCCATGTATCATCGCCGAGACTTCTGGCCTTCACGGTGGCCGGGTAAACTGGCTCAACGACCTGATGACGGAGGCGCTGTCGGCGGTGAAGCGCGGCGTCGATCTCCACGGTACCTGCCTGTTCCCGGCGGTCGACATGACCGACTGGAACACCGGCGAGTGGCTGCACATGGGCCTCGCGGACGTCGAGCCGCTTCCCAGCGGCGCCCTGATGCGCAAACCCTACCTGCCCTACGTCGACGCGCTCCACCGCTGGCAGGAACGGCTCAAGCGCTCGACCAAGCTCGACGAAGACCCCTTCGACACCCCAGTCGACCTAGACGACGTCCGTGATGCTGCCGAGCGGATCGCGGCCACCCCCGACGCCAACT
Above is a window of Sphingomonas glaciei DNA encoding:
- a CDS encoding glycoside hydrolase family protein, with product MSSPGIFPTFFLSGFECSTFEWKDRGRRDLSAELQHYTHADEDYRMLAELGIGVAREGIPWPLVDKGNGEYDFSSIDVFLDAQRRHCILPIWDLCHYGYPDGLDPWSPAFVTRFAAYARAAAAYVAERAHHGPLCFTPVNEPTFWGYMGGEWGWCAPFGKTAEDRRRWTTQLATADIAAVKAIRADHPDARMVHIDPLIWVVPPRDRPDLADEAHRESYEDAYIAWDIISGLKHPELGGSPEVIDILGFNNYSFGQMEYAGGGKPNQPLEPDDDRIRTLCSLIEEAWAKYRRPCIIAETSGLHGGRVNWLNDLMTEALSAVKRGVDLHGTCLFPAVDMTDWNTGEWLHMGLADVEPLPSGALMRKPYLPYVDALHRWQERLKRSTKLDEDPFDTPVDLDDVRDAAERIAATPDANWH
- a CDS encoding DUF3833 family protein encodes the protein MTARLAALAPALAFAGCAQSELPAGSAPLDPVAFFTGDSRGTGMLDPVVGKTVPIRVESRGIRRGDTLNLVQRITEGSKPQRTRVWRFRTLPGGGYLGTLTDAQGVVAMDLQGPRAFVSYTTPSGMKIRQQLALQPDGRTILNRLEAFKYGIRLAVLNETIRK
- the rimO gene encoding 30S ribosomal protein S12 methylthiotransferase RimO: MATVLPTPPRVGMVSLGCPKNLVDSERILGQLRSDGYQMSADYQGADVVLVNTCGFLDSAKEESLEAIGEALAENGRVIVTGCMGREAEVIRARFPNVLAITGAHAYEDVVAAVHDAAPAPRSPYLDLVPQATPNLKLTPRHYSYLKISEGCNHRCAFCIIPQIRGDLVSRRPDAILREAEKLLAQGTRELLVISQDTSAYGLDLKHAAWPWKGGDVRAHMTDLARALGELRAPDGTRPWVRLHYVYPYPHVDRIMPLMAEGLVLPYLDIPFQHASPKVLKAMRRPANEARVLERLVQWRREVPDIAIRSSFVVGFPGETEEDFDYLLQWLAEARLDRVGAFRFEPVEGAPANDLPGHVSPEVKEERYARVMELTARISADKLAAKVGQSIDIIIDAVDPETGGATGRSKADAPEIDGEVHLRDAGHLVPGDFATVLVEEADEHDLFGVPVQEQANEAARG
- the acs gene encoding acetate--CoA ligase produces the protein MTPTELAALHEAHASDPHAFWLEQARRLDWERVPERSGDTSFDRSDFHIRWYEDGSLNLSANCLDRHLPERANDTALVFEPDEPGAGRSVTYAELHDLTCRLANLLKERGVAKGDRVMIYMPMVPEAAAAMLACARIGAVHSVVFGGFSPESLAGRIDDCGARVVVTADEGVRGGKRIPLKANVDAACDLSGAIDTIIVVTRTGGEVTMREGRDLRWEDHCERLSSDCPAEPMAAEDPLFILYTSGSTGKPKGVVHTTGGYAVWVATTFEWVFDPRPGDLYWCTADIGWITGHSYTLYGPLMTGTPTVMFDGVPTYPDASRLWETIDRLGVTILYTAPTAIRALMREGDEPVRKHRRDSLRLLGTVGEPINPEAWRWYHDVVGDGRRAIVDTWWQTETGGVLMTPLPGATSMKPGSATRPLPGIEPLLVDAEGREIRGNDVSGNLCLRGSWPGQMRTVWGDPQRFIDTYFATYPGLYFTGDGCRRDEDGDYWITGRVDDVINVSGHRIGTAEVESALVAHPLVAEAAVVGAPHDLKGQGIHAFVTLNAGEEGGEHIVRELHAEVRKHIGALAIPERIQFARGLPKTRSGKIMRRILRKIAEGQLDQLGDTSTLADPGVVDALVRDR
- a CDS encoding SDR family oxidoreductase, with protein sequence MRRLEDKLCIVTGAARGIGHAIALRFHEEGARLVMTDVDQDAGMAAAEALGGDFLLLDVRDEEHWAELARLHPTCDVLVNNAGITGFEQGAGPHDPENASLAEWHAVHRTNLDGTFLGCRYAIRAMKAKGDGSIINISSRSGLVGIPGAAAYASSKAAIRNHSKSVALYCAQHGWRIRCNSVHPAAILTPMWEALIGDGPDREAKMAAMVADTPLRRFGTPEEVAALVAYLAADESAYVTGSEFTIDGGLLAGSAASPGD